The region TTTTCGCCTTCCACCAGAACGCGGCGGCCGTCCACGCCGATCACCCGGACGCCCCCCGCTTCCTGCCCGATCCGCGCCGCCCCTCCGCCGAGGAGGATCACCGGCTTCCCGCCGGCGTTGATCAGCGCGCGCACGTCGGGAGGGGAATGCTCCGCTCCCCCGGGGGCGGACGACGCCGTCGCGCGCGCTCCGATCGACCGGTGCTCCGGCCCGTAGCGTGCTTCCTCCGGGGCGGTGAGAAAGGGGGTGTTCCCCCATGGCCGCCCGGCGAGCGTCGGCGCTCCCATTTCTCCCCCCTCCGCGGCGGGGCTGAAAGAGGGAACCGGGTCCTGCATGCTCGCATCGGCGGCGATCTCCTCGAGCAGGGAGACGGGAACCGCCGTGAACCGTTCGCCCCAGAACCCATAAGAGGCGACGGCGAGACAGAGCGCGGCCGCGGCCCAGAGAGGAGCGGCCTCCCGCTTAAAGAGCATCGGGATCCCTCCCGTAGGTGGCGATCTCCATCTCCACGTCCAGCCGCGGATCGCCGCGCCGAATCTCCGCCGCGCGGATCTCCACGATGCGCGGCATCCGCTCCAACCCGTCCAGGAAGCGGACCAACGACCGGTAGGACGCGGCGAACCGCACCTCGTAGCTGTAGCGCGAACGGTCCGCCCTCACGCCGGCGGGGACGGCGTCCTCTTCCCAGGGATCCTCCCAACCATCCCCACCACCATCCTCGTCCTCCTCGACGTCGCCCGAGATCGCCCGCGTCTCCTCGAAGAGGGGCGTGGGCGGCCTCTCGACCAGACTGAAACCATCGAGGTCCACTTCGTCGGCCAGCTCGTTCAGCGCCGAGGAGAAGGAGAGACGTGTCTCGCCGGCGGGCACCGCTCCCTCGTAGGCGACGCGCACCGCCACCCACGCTTCCTCCTCCGTGTCCGACGGCTCGTCCCATTCGGCGATCCAATCGGCGAGCAGGCGGGTCTCCCTTTCCAGAGAAGCCCAGGCCGCTTTGTGGGAAGCGAGACGCGCGCGCTCCGCCCCCGCGCCCATGAGAAAAATCGCGAAAAGGACGACGCCGGCCGCCAGCGCGACCCTCGTGATTTTTCGTCCCTCCCCGTCGCGATGCACGCGCACCTTCCTACACCTCCGGTTCCGCGAGGACCACGAAGGAGAGTTCGCTCTCCCCCTCCGTATCCCCCCGAATCTCGATCGGCTCCACTTCGGCGTTCGCGAAGACCGGGCTCCTGCGGATCGCCTCATAGAAGCGGTTGAACTGCCGCTGCGCCTCGGTGCCGCTCGGCGCGCGGATCATCCCCTCGACACGGAGCAGAAGCGGCCCCTCCTCGTCATCGTAGGCGACCCGCTCCAACGCCAGCCCGTCGGTGGCGGCGAGGGACAACACGCGAAGCGCCTCGCCCAGGTCCTGGAGCGGCCGGCGACTCTCCTCCAGGAACGCGAGCCGGCGAAGCGCCTCGGTCCGGGCGGCGCGGATCTCATCCAACTCGATCGCCTCCCGGTTCGCCAGCTTCTGCCGGAACGCGTAGGCGCGGATCTCCGCGGCGAGCCCACGCTCGTGCGCCAGATGGACGCCGTGGAAGAGCGCCATCGCGCCGGCGAGGACGAGAAGCGCGGTCGCGCCGATCCGCACGGTCCGCCGCCGGGCGCTCCGCAGAATCGATGCTTCCGGCCGCAGGTCGATGTCCGGCGAGGCGGTCAGCCCCGAAACGGCGGCGGCGATGGCGCTCACCCAGCGGCCCGCCTCGCACTTCGCCTCCTCTCCCCCGCCGAAAAGTGAGGGGTCCAGGCCCACCGCGTCCGCCGTCCGCTCCACCCGCGCGTCGAAACGCTCGGCGCAGGCCGGAAGGATCGCATCGAAGCCCTCCAGGTCGCCGGAGATCAGGATCCGTCCGACCCCCTTCCCCTTCAATTGATGATTGAAGTAAAGAAGGGAGCGGCCGATCTCGCCGACGAGGTGATTGGACCAGGCCGGATCGAAGCGGAGAGGGCCGGCCGCGTCGTTCCCCTCCCGCGGAGAGGCGGGCATGCGGAATTCGCGGGCGAGAAGCAGGTCGCCGGCGAGCGTGAAGCCCACCGTCCCGATGGTCTCGCCGAAGTGGACGATCACCGTCCCGTGGTCGCGGTCCGTGTCGGACAGGGTCTCCCGGAGCAACCCGACGATCGCCGCCGCGGGGCTGATCAGCCGCTCCACCCGGAAGCCCGCTTCGCGTAGGCGGTTCACGATCCGCTCCGGCGCCTCCTTCTCGACGGAAACGGTGAGCAGGTCGCCCGACTCCTCTTCCCGGTAGGGGGCCCAGCTCACCTCCTGCCCCTGGGTCTTGCCGGAGGCGGGGGAGAAGTGCTGCTCCAGCGCTCGCCGGAGCCGGGCGCCCTTCATGGGCGGAAGCTGCAGCCGTTCGTGGCGGAGCGACAGGTCGGAGAGGATCGCCGTCACGCCGGGCCGGGCCGACCCCGTCGCGGCGCGCCCCCCGGCCTCCGGCTCGATCGACTCCCGGGCGACGGAGATCACGATCGCGGTCCCGTCGCGCCGGGCGCGGACCAGGCGGTCTTCTCCGGCTACATGCGCCAGTCCCCAGGCGCCGGCGTCCCGCGGGTGTCTCTTCTTCGTGTCGCGCGATCCGCCCATCATCACCCTCGGCCGTTGCCGTTCCCGTTGCCGTTGCCGTTGTTCCCTCCGCCGCCGGGCGGGGAATCCCCACCACCATCGTCCCCGCCGTCGTCGCCCCCGTCGTCGCCCCCCCCACCCGAAGGAGACCAGAGCAAAGCCTCGTACAGGTCGTCCCCCTCCCCCTCGTCATCCTCGCCGTCGGCGCCGAAGGAGTAGACCCTCCCCGAGTAGGCCGATTCTTTCTTATATCGATAGTCGTTGTCCCACGGGTCGGCGCGATCCAGCCGCTTCGAGTCGGGAGAGAGAAGGGGGTTGTCGGCGTAGACCGAACCGGCGAGCAGTCTCAGCTCCCGGAGCGCTACCACGGTCCTCTCCCGATCGAGAAGCCCCCGGAGGGACGCTTCGGGAATCACCCGCACCAGGTCGTTGGCGCCGGTCCGCCAGACGTCCTTCTTCACCGTCGCCGCGGGCTCCCCCGGCCCGTCGCTCAGCAGGATCCGGCCCTCCACGGCTTCGCCGTCCACCTTCTCGCATGCGCGGAAGACGATGCGGCCGCCCCAGGGATCGGCGAGCACGCACGACGCCGTGCCGGAGAGGTAGGGTCCGTTCCAGTCGTCCTCCTTCGAGGCGAGCAGCTCCGCCAACGCCTTGTCGTCCGTGCCGCCGGGGAACCCGCCCGTGTCGAGGTAGTAGCGCTCCACCCCATCGACGATCTCGTCGAAAAGCTCTTCCGTCTTCGCGCGCCACCCCTCATCCACGTCCTTGGTGCTGCCCGTCCGGACCATGTCCCGGTCCGTGTCGAGGACCCACCCCTTCTTGGTCCAGCGCGAATCGAGAATTCGGTCGTCGCCGGAACTGATCAGGACGAAATCCACCGGCGCGTTCATCCCCTGGACCGCCGCGGCGGGCTGGTAGGTGTAGGCCGCGCCCCAAGCGTCGAGAAGCACCTCGCGCGACAGGTTCCCGCCGCCGTTCACGTAGGGCCCATCCCATTCGGGCAGCGTCTCGGCGTTCACGACCAGCGCCGCGAGGCCGATCTTGGCGTCCG is a window of Candidatus Eisenbacteria bacterium DNA encoding:
- a CDS encoding type II secretion system protein GspG, with the translated sequence MKRKRTERTGGFTLLEIVVVLAVIGILAGAMTPYVVRQIEQSRSESTEREMEFLEEGLASYYRDCGRLPDAKIGLAALVVNAETLPEWDGPYVNGGGNLSREVLLDAWGAAYTYQPAAAVQGMNAPVDFVLISSGDDRILDSRWTKKGWVLDTDRDMVRTGSTKDVDEGWRAKTEELFDEIVDGVERYYLDTGGFPGGTDDKALAELLASKEDDWNGPYLSGTASCVLADPWGGRIVFRACEKVDGEAVEGRILLSDGPGEPAATVKKDVWRTGANDLVRVIPEASLRGLLDRERTVVALRELRLLAGSVYADNPLLSPDSKRLDRADPWDNDYRYKKESAYSGRVYSFGADGEDDEGEGDDLYEALLWSPSGGGGDDGGDDGGDDGGGDSPPGGGGNNGNGNGNGNGRG